The segment CGAAATTATGGGAGCTGTTGACAAACTACGGGAAGCTAATTTGCTGGATTGTTTGCAGTTAATGCACTTTCACATTGGCTCCCAAATCTCTGCCATCAATGTGATTAAAGATGCCATCCAAGAAGCCAGCCGGATCTACGTAGAGTTAGCCATGTTGGGGGCAGACATGAAGTACCTCGATGTGGGCGGTGGCTTGGGTGTAGATTACGACGGTTCCCAAACCAACTTCTACGCCTCCAAAAACTACAATATGCAGAACTATGCTAACGACATCGTGGCAGAGTTAAAAGATACCTGTGCAGAGCGGCAGATTCCCGTACCAACGCTGATTAGCGAAAGTGGCAGAGCGATCGCCTCCCATCAGTCGGTACTAATTTTTGATGTTCTCAGCACTAGCGATGTGCCACTAGATTTACCAGAACCCCCAGAAGAAGAAGAATCCCCTGTAATCAAATACTTGTGGGAAACTTACCAATCCATCAACCAAGAGAATTATCAGGAGTTCTACCACGACGCAGCCCAATTTAAAGAAGAAGCCATCAGCCGATTCAACTTAGGAATCCTGCGCCTCCAAGAACGAGCTAAAGCCGAGCGACTCTACTGGGCTTGCTGTCAAAAAATCCTGAACATCACTAGACAGCAGGAATACGTACCTGATGAATTGGAAGACCTAGAAAAAATTATGGCTTCCATTTACTACATCAATCTTTCGGTGTTTCAATCAGCACCAGATTGTTGGGCAATAGACCAACTATTCCCCATCATGCCAATACACCGCCTAGATGAAGAACCCATACGACGAGGAATTTTGGCAGACCTCACCTGTGATAGTGATGGCAAAATTGACCGCTTTATTGACCTACGCGATGTCAAATCGGTTTTAGAACTGCACACCTTTAAGCCAGAAGAACCCTACTATCTGGGGATGTTCCTGAATGGAGCCTATCAAGAAATCATGGGCAATTTGCACAACTTATTTGGTAACACCAACGCAGTTCATATCCAGTTAACACCCAAAGGCTACCAAATTCAACACATCGTCAAAGGTGACACCATGAGCGAAGTTGTCAGCTATGTGCAGTATGACTCTGAAGACATGGTAGAAAGTATCCGTCAGCGTTGTGAGAAAGCCTTAGAAGAAAAACACATCACCCTAGCTGAATCTCAGCGATTGCTACAAACCTACGAGCAGAGTCTAGGAAGATATACGTATCTGAATAGCTAGGGGAAGAAGCAGGGGAGCAGGGTGCAGGGTGCAGGGGAGCAGGGTGCAGGGGAGCAGGGTGCAGGGGGCAGGGGGGAAGAAGCCGGGGAGCAGGGTGCAGGGTGCAGGGGGGAAGAAAATTCTCCATCTAAATACCCAATACCCAGTCCCCATTCCCTAGTACAGCACGGCGTAAATAGACAGATCATTCAAAATCAATAAAAAGCCTATAAAATAAGTTTTTTGACTTTTGACTTCCGCCCTGCGGTACTACTCCCTACTCCCTAAGTTACATTCGTTCCCAACAAGTCCTCAATCGCTTGCCGCTCAAAAGGTGTTTCCGATGGCGGAGTCTGACGCGCATCAGTAATCAGCCAATCTAAAGCAGCAGCTTGAACATCTATGGCATCACCTGTTTTATCCACGCAATAACGTCCAAAGACTAACTTATCAACCAGTCTGACTCCTGGGCCTAATCGCGACCATTCAAAAATTACACTGTTTTCTACTGTTGCACCATTGCATATCCAGCAATTCGGGCCAATCATTGCCGGGCCAACAATCTTAGCCCCGTCTTCAATCCTGGTCATACCACCAATGTACACTGGGCCTGTGATATCCACTTTGTCCCAATTCACTGCCACATTTAAGCCAGTGTAGATACCAGGAGCGACTTCATTACCGGGAATTTGGACATTTTTAATTTCGCCTCGTAGTACACCATTAATTGCCCGCCAGTAGTCTGGTACTTTACCAATATCGACCCATTCAAAGTCCATCGCAATGGCGTAGAAGGGCGCACCAACTTCCACCAATTTGGGAAATAACTGGCCACCAATGTCATATTCCACCCCGGAAGGGATGTACTCAAACACCTCTGGCTCAAAAATATAAATACCAGTGTTGATGTTGGTGCTAATAGCTTCCTCTTGCGAGGGTTTTTCTTGGAAATCTATGACGCGACTATCTTCGTCGGTGACTACTACACCATAACTGGAAACCTCTTCCAGTGGAACAGATTTCGTAATGATGGTGGCAATTGACCCTTTAGATTTATGCCACTTCACAGCCGCAGACAAATCTAGGTCAATGAGAGCATCACCACACAACACCACAAAGGTATCATCAAAGAATGGTGAGAAGTCTTGGATACGCCGCATTCCACCAGCTGAACCAATGGCTTCTCCTACCAGTTTGCCGTCATCATCAATTTTACCTTCAAAAGAATAAGCAATTTCTACGCCAAACCGTTGACCGTCACGAAAATAGTTTTCAATTTCCTCCGCCAAATGGCTAACATTGACCATAATCTGGTTAAATCCATGTTGGCGCAAAAGTTCCAGGAGAAATTCCATCACTGGCTTTTGCAGGATAGGAATCATCGGTTTGGGAATTGTATAGGTAATGGGACGCACACGAGTACCCTTACCCGCCGCGAGAATCATGGCTTTCATAAAATTTTATTCCTCAAACACAAGCCAGTTTACCGAAAAATTGGGTTTAAAGCCCCGTTGTTCTACGACGGCTTTTAATTCATTAGTGTACCAATATGCTGCTATACTCATAATAGTGGAAAGGTAATCAACCACTTAAAAAACCTAGCTGTCGAAAGACAAAGCACTGAACCTTCTCCCAAAGGGAGAGGCTTCGCCAAGATAATTAAATCTACGCGGTTCTATTGCATTTTTCTAGTTTCCTCCTAGCAGTAGGTAAAAGATTTATAGGGGCTAGACTTGTGTTGAGCGAAGTCGAAACACGACTCAGAATTTTGAAACAAATGTTTCAAACTAAACAGGACTTGCACTAATGCAAATAGGGTAGGGCATACCCGAATTAACGCTAAAGCCCTATGCCTAGCGGCAGGCTTACGCCAACGGGCATGGCTGCGCGTCGGGGGAGAATCCCACCTCTGGTCTAGATGACGCAAGGACTCTAGGTTAAGTGGTTTCGTTGAACCAAGAATCCCCGTGGATTTATCGCGGGGAGTGTCAATTAGCTATATCTGTCAGTAACCGAATTTTAATTTCCTGGTAAAACTCGTCTTGTAATAACTCGACTTTGGATTGAGATGAGAGCAGTAGTAGCGCCCAGAAAACACTAACTGTGTGGCTATTTTCTGACTCATGGGGAGAATTCTTGGGGTGTGGTTGCTTTGTTTGAGTCCACAAATCCACGAGTTGTTCTAGATTTAAACAATTTTGTTCTCTAAATAGCTCTCTTGCGGAACAATGCAACACTTGCTCTAGTTCCCCAGCTACTTCTGTCAGATTTTCCTGGTGAGCTAACTCTAACGCCTGTCGCATATTTTGGGCGCTGGGTTGACGCTTGGGGCGAACAGATTTGCTGGATTTTTGCACAAGTTTGAGCTGGTTGGCCATAATCTGCAATTGCTTAACTAACTCTTGCAGAGTCACACGGCGCTTTGGTGGTGGCATTGCTGAGGGACGGCGGCGCAGGTGTCGCTCTAATTGCAGACGATGAGCATGATGTAATAAGCCATCTTCACTGGCTGAGAGAGCATCATCTGCTAAATTTTGATCTGCCTCGTCTACTGTAGATAGTTGCATCAAAGTGTTAGCTTTGAATAATACCAGCATTGATGCTGACAAAAATGCTTGTCCCGATTGCGATAAGTCGGACTCATAGCCTTTAGCTGTGGCCTCCGGTGCCATTAGTTCTAGGTAACGGTCAATAACCTCAATTACCTGCACATCCCAAGGATCAATGTCGCCTTGTTCTGCTTGATCAATCAGATGTGTGATTGTTGCTAATAACTCGGAAGCATCCATAAAACTTGCTAAAAAACTTGAATGAAGATTTTCTGGATATATACAAAATCAGTGAGTGGGAGCGATCGCTAAATCACCCCTGTGATCAGTAAACCACAAACTTGGAGAAATGAATGTCATAGTCAGGATTCTAGCTCTGGGAAACAAGATGCAAGGGAGCAGGGGGAAAGAGGATTTGGCGATTTTTGCACAGATGCGGGAATTTTAACTACTTAGGCGGAAATGATGGTCTGCTGACTCACATTTAACGGCAATGTCCACTGGAATTGGCTGATCAGAAACTTTTTGGTTTACTGATATTTTTTCACTGTATTAAATGTCTTAACTCTCCTTGTATCTTTTAGCCAAATTATCAGACAATACAAACATCTGTTTTAAAGAAGTCCGCAATTAATTACTAGACTAAGATGAATTATGTTGATTTGCGTTCCCGGCGGCTACGGTTTGTATGGTTAGCCGGATTTTTATTTTTTTGCTTGACATTCCTCATTTTTCCTACACCTGTGCAAGCAGACACCAGTCATGTAATTAATCCCCAATTAGAAACTGAAGTTTTGCAAATTATTCGCAATCATCCAGAAGTAATTAAAGAAGCTTTAAAGGCTGAAGAACAGCGACAAGAACAGCAGCAGCAACAAGCTCAACAGGACTTCAAGCAGGAAATTAAGAAAAATCCTCTCAGTTTTATCGGTGAATCTCCTGTCATGGGAGCAAAAGAAAAAAAGATTGTGTTGATAGAGTTTTCAGATTTTCAATGTCCTTACTGTGGTAGGGTTCAGCAGACATTAAATCAGTTTATGCTTGATCATCAAGATGAAGTGGCACTCGTTTATAAACATTATCCTTTAAGTGGGATTCATCCTCAAGCTATTCCTGCGGCTAAAGCTGCATTGGCAGCCGGAAAACAAGGAAAGTTTTGGCAATATCACGATGCTTTATTTAATAACCAAGACAAATTGAGTGAAGAATTATATGTTGCGATCGCTAAATATCTTAACCTAGATTTGACAAAATTCAATCAACAACGAAATGAAGCGGAAGTCAGTGAGTTGATTGAGAAAGATCAACTGCTAGCAGAGAAATTGGGAATTAGCGGTACTCCATTCTTTTTCATTAATGGGGAAACTTTTTCTGGTGCTGTACCGTTAGCAAAAATAGAAAGTCTGCTGGCTCGTGTTAAAGCCAATGTTCAGGTAGACTAAAGCCGCGACTTCAGTCTACGGCTCTTATTTCAAATTTCAGACGCATCGCGGATTTTAGATAAAAATCTAAAATCCCCAATCGATTTATCGATTCACTGCCGCAGCTTCTCGCGCCGCAGTCGCCTGGTCTGGGTGGATACCCAAACGTGTGAGATTAATTCGTCCTTTATTGTCAATTTCGCGCACTTTGACAATCACTTCATCCCCAACAGCTACTTCATCTTCAACTTTACCAACGCGATAGTCAGCTAATTGAGATATGTGAATCATGCCTTCTTTTCCTGGCAGAAATTCTACAAATGCACCAATGGGGATAATCCGAGTCACACGCCCGACATAAACATCACCTTCGTGTAGCTTACGAGTCATACCCTGAATGATGTTACGGGCTTTCTTAGCCCTACTTTCATCCACAGCAGAAATCGTCACGGTGCCATCGTCTTCGATGTCAATCTTCGCACCAGTTTCTTCAGTGATGCCCTTGATGGTTTTACCTCCGGGTCCAATGACCAGACCAATCATGTCTGAATCAATCTTGATGGTCAATAGACGGGGGGCATAGGGTGAGGTTTCAACTCTTGGTTCTTCGATAGTCTGGAGCATTTTATCCAGAATATGCAACCGGGCTGATTTCGCTTGGTGGACGGCTTGGGCGATAACGTCTAATGACAGACCAGATATTTTCATATCCATTTGCAAGGCGGTAATCCCGGTATCTGTGCCGGCGACTTTAAAGTCCATATCGCCTAAGAAGTCTTCAATCCCTTGAATATCAGTCAGGACTCGCACTTCGTCACCTTCTTTAATCAAACCCATTGCTGCACCGCTGACGGGTTTGAGAATGGGGACA is part of the Nodularia sp. LEGE 06071 genome and harbors:
- a CDS encoding sugar phosphate nucleotidyltransferase, with translation MKAMILAAGKGTRVRPITYTIPKPMIPILQKPVMEFLLELLRQHGFNQIMVNVSHLAEEIENYFRDGQRFGVEIAYSFEGKIDDDGKLVGEAIGSAGGMRRIQDFSPFFDDTFVVLCGDALIDLDLSAAVKWHKSKGSIATIITKSVPLEEVSSYGVVVTDEDSRVIDFQEKPSQEEAISTNINTGIYIFEPEVFEYIPSGVEYDIGGQLFPKLVEVGAPFYAIAMDFEWVDIGKVPDYWRAINGVLRGEIKNVQIPGNEVAPGIYTGLNVAVNWDKVDITGPVYIGGMTRIEDGAKIVGPAMIGPNCWICNGATVENSVIFEWSRLGPGVRLVDKLVFGRYCVDKTGDAIDVQAAALDWLITDARQTPPSETPFERQAIEDLLGTNVT
- the speA gene encoding biosynthetic arginine decarboxylase encodes the protein MGAESTATSEEVVMPSNGHKSEVKSHKQKKLLPPSITTTAALPGSWKIEDSESLYRIEGWGEPYFSINAAGHITVSPKGDRGGSLDLFELVNALKQRNLGLPMLIRFSDILEDRIERLNACFNKAIARYNYPGVYRGVFPVKCNQERHLIEDLVKFGKPHQFGLEAGSKPELMIALALLDTPGALLICNGYKDREYIETAMLAQRLGQTSIIVIEQVEEVDLVIAAHRQLGIKPIVGVRAKLSTQGMGRWGTSTGDRAKFGLTIPEIMGAVDKLREANLLDCLQLMHFHIGSQISAINVIKDAIQEASRIYVELAMLGADMKYLDVGGGLGVDYDGSQTNFYASKNYNMQNYANDIVAELKDTCAERQIPVPTLISESGRAIASHQSVLIFDVLSTSDVPLDLPEPPEEEESPVIKYLWETYQSINQENYQEFYHDAAQFKEEAISRFNLGILRLQERAKAERLYWACCQKILNITRQQEYVPDELEDLEKIMASIYYINLSVFQSAPDCWAIDQLFPIMPIHRLDEEPIRRGILADLTCDSDGKIDRFIDLRDVKSVLELHTFKPEEPYYLGMFLNGAYQEIMGNLHNLFGNTNAVHIQLTPKGYQIQHIVKGDTMSEVVSYVQYDSEDMVESIRQRCEKALEEKHITLAESQRLLQTYEQSLGRYTYLNS
- a CDS encoding DsbA family protein translates to MNYVDLRSRRLRFVWLAGFLFFCLTFLIFPTPVQADTSHVINPQLETEVLQIIRNHPEVIKEALKAEEQRQEQQQQQAQQDFKQEIKKNPLSFIGESPVMGAKEKKIVLIEFSDFQCPYCGRVQQTLNQFMLDHQDEVALVYKHYPLSGIHPQAIPAAKAALAAGKQGKFWQYHDALFNNQDKLSEELYVAIAKYLNLDLTKFNQQRNEAEVSELIEKDQLLAEKLGISGTPFFFINGETFSGAVPLAKIESLLARVKANVQVD
- a CDS encoding segregation/condensation protein A, whose translation is MDASELLATITHLIDQAEQGDIDPWDVQVIEVIDRYLELMAPEATAKGYESDLSQSGQAFLSASMLVLFKANTLMQLSTVDEADQNLADDALSASEDGLLHHAHRLQLERHLRRRPSAMPPPKRRVTLQELVKQLQIMANQLKLVQKSSKSVRPKRQPSAQNMRQALELAHQENLTEVAGELEQVLHCSARELFREQNCLNLEQLVDLWTQTKQPHPKNSPHESENSHTVSVFWALLLLSSQSKVELLQDEFYQEIKIRLLTDIAN